One segment of Carassius auratus strain Wakin chromosome 2, ASM336829v1, whole genome shotgun sequence DNA contains the following:
- the LOC113038566 gene encoding regulator of G-protein signaling 18 isoform X2, giving the protein MLSEDELLACRMKDTHLRNKDKKGRLSLLLAKSGSHENVSPEKKPPAKTKHIAPDVALRWRDSFEELLSHSDGVEVFTQFLRTQFSEENIEFWLACEDFKTTESATKLQSKAKQIHAIFIDKEAPKEINIDHSTKATIEKNILKPTTSCFDVAQSKIYSLMKRDCYPRFLTSDIYLTLTKKAGPPTMIRRRSRSFVFNERPEGTADWL; this is encoded by the exons ATGCTCAGTGAGGACGAGCTGCTCGCATGCAGAATGAAAGACACCCACTTGAG GAATAAGGATAAAAAAGGTAGACTCAGTCTTCTTCTGGCAAAGTCTGGATCGCATGAAAATGTCAGTCCTGAAAAGAAGCCACCAGCTAAAACTAAACA CATTGCACCAGACGTGGCTCTGAGATGGCGTGATTCTTTTGAGGAGCTGCTGAGTCACTCAG ATGGGGTAGAAGTTTTCACACAGTTTCTACGCACTCAGTTCAGTGAGGAGAACATTGAGTTTTGGTTAGCCTGTGAAGACTTTAAGACCACTGAGTCTGCAACCAAACTGCAGTCTAAAGCCAAACAGATACATGCCATTTTCATCGACAAGGAAGCCCCCAAAGAG ATCAACATCGACCACTCAACCAAGGCCACTATTGAGAAGAACATCCTGAAACCCACTACGTCCTGCTTTGATGTAGCACAAAGTAAAATCTACAGCTTAATGAAAAGAGACTGCTACCCACGATTCCTCACCTCCGATATCTACTTGACCCTGACCAAGAAGGCAGGCCCACCCACTATGATCAGGAGAAGGTCCCGCTCCTTCGTTTTTAATGAACGTCCTGAAGGCACAGCGGACTGGTTGTAG
- the LOC113038579 gene encoding regulator of G-protein signaling 21-like, whose protein sequence is MPTILSSTTEIKNMNKDDKPVNPMKLAKWRFCRPLTDKLNPNESLLWSQSLENLLRSKYGMATFHTFLKSEFSDENIEFWLVCEDFKKIRSSSRLCSRAKKIFEHYIQAEAPKEINIDHVTRDLIKQNVQAPTRVCFDEAQRIVYGLMERDSYPRFLRSDIYRSLLESVSHRIQV, encoded by the exons ATGCCAACCATACTGTCATCTACAACAGAAATAAAGAACATGAACAAGGACGATAAACCAGTCAATCCCAT GAAACTAGCCAAGTGGCGGTTTTGTCGCCCGTTGACAGACAA ACTGAACCCTAATGAGTCCCTCCTGTGGTCCCAGTCACTGGAAAACCTCCTTAGATCCAAAT ACGGCATGGCAACATTCCACACCTTCCTCAAATCTGAGTTCAGCGATGAGAACATCGAATTTTGGCTGGTTTGCGAAGACTTCAAAAAAATCAGAAGTTCGTCCAGACTGTGCTCAAGGGCCAAGAAGATATTTGAGCATTACATCCAGGCGGAAGCTCCCAAAGAG ATAAACATCGACCATGTCACCAGAGATCTTATCAAGCAGAACGTCCAAGCTCCCACTAGAGTGTGTTTCGATGAAGCTCAGAGGATTGTCTACGGTCTTATGGAGAGGGATTCCTATCCCAGGTTTCTTCGCTCGGACATATACAGATCGCTTCTGGAATCAGTCTCACATAGGATTCAGGTCTGA
- the LOC113038566 gene encoding regulator of G-protein signaling 21 isoform X1 — MKIFVFLFPQFNFSAPKEEAYFKMLSEDELLACRMKDTHLRNKDKKGRLSLLLAKSGSHENVSPEKKPPAKTKHIAPDVALRWRDSFEELLSHSDGVEVFTQFLRTQFSEENIEFWLACEDFKTTESATKLQSKAKQIHAIFIDKEAPKEINIDHSTKATIEKNILKPTTSCFDVAQSKIYSLMKRDCYPRFLTSDIYLTLTKKAGPPTMIRRRSRSFVFNERPEGTADWL; from the exons ATGAAgatttttgtgtttctgtttcctCAGTTTAACTTCTCTGCCCCCAAGGAGGAAGCATATTTCAAAATGCTCAGTGAGGACGAGCTGCTCGCATGCAGAATGAAAGACACCCACTTGAG GAATAAGGATAAAAAAGGTAGACTCAGTCTTCTTCTGGCAAAGTCTGGATCGCATGAAAATGTCAGTCCTGAAAAGAAGCCACCAGCTAAAACTAAACA CATTGCACCAGACGTGGCTCTGAGATGGCGTGATTCTTTTGAGGAGCTGCTGAGTCACTCAG ATGGGGTAGAAGTTTTCACACAGTTTCTACGCACTCAGTTCAGTGAGGAGAACATTGAGTTTTGGTTAGCCTGTGAAGACTTTAAGACCACTGAGTCTGCAACCAAACTGCAGTCTAAAGCCAAACAGATACATGCCATTTTCATCGACAAGGAAGCCCCCAAAGAG ATCAACATCGACCACTCAACCAAGGCCACTATTGAGAAGAACATCCTGAAACCCACTACGTCCTGCTTTGATGTAGCACAAAGTAAAATCTACAGCTTAATGAAAAGAGACTGCTACCCACGATTCCTCACCTCCGATATCTACTTGACCCTGACCAAGAAGGCAGGCCCACCCACTATGATCAGGAGAAGGTCCCGCTCCTTCGTTTTTAATGAACGTCCTGAAGGCACAGCGGACTGGTTGTAG
- the LOC113111122 gene encoding regulator of G-protein signaling 21-like has product MQKTPLSEMAIKFCCFSQEPVDDVYSWGESIEKLLSCKSGQMAFQDFLKSEYSEENILFWLACEEYKKIKSAPEMISRANQIYTEFVQTEAPRQVNIDSGTRTNITNNISEPTLNSFDIAQKMIFSLMARDCYPRFLKSDIYRSILQNHGKS; this is encoded by the exons ATGCAGAAGACACCGCTGTCAGAGATGGCCATAAA ATTTTGTTGCTTTTCTCAGGAACCTGTTGATGATGTGTACTCCTGGGGTGAGTCCATCGAGAAGCTTCTGTCCTGCAAAT CGGGACAGATGGCTTTCCAGGACTTCCTAAAGTCGGAATACAGCGAGGAGAATATTCTGTTCTGGCTGGCATGTGAAGAATACAAAAAGATCAAGAGCGCACCAGAGATGATCAGCAGGGCAAACCAAATCTACACTGAGTTTGTGCAAACGGAAGCACCCAGACAG GTAAACATTGATTCTGGGACTCGCACAAATATTACAAACAACATCTCAGAGCCAACCCTCAACTCGTTTGACATTGCACAGAAGATGATCTTCAGTCTAATGGCGAGAGACTGCTATCCCAGGTTTCTGAAGTCTGATATCTACCGGTCCATTCTGCAAAATCATGGAAAGAGTTGA